The Hordeum vulgare subsp. vulgare chromosome 4H, MorexV3_pseudomolecules_assembly, whole genome shotgun sequence genomic interval CCTAATAGGACACAACTCTTACCCTGTCTACACACAGTCCAAATCCAAGTCCAACTGCAACCTAACTTATACAAATATTGGGCACAAGTCTAACACACACCATGGCCGGAGCAGCCCTACCACGACGACAAAGGCAAGGTCAGTCGCGCGTAATAGGGGCCGCGACGGGTGTGGTGGGGAGCAGTGGTGGCTACAACGGCGCGGAGCAGCGGCCCGTAGCGGAGCGGGGAGCAGCGATGGCTAGAACGACGCAGGGTAACAACCATCAACGGCGGTGGAGAACTGCGCGGGGAGCAGCGGCCCGCACCAGCAGTAGGGAGCAGCGACGGCTGCGACAGGGACCAGCTACAATGGCGGCCATCAACGGTAACGGGAGTGGGGAGCAACGGCCCTCAGGAACGACACATACGAAGAAGGACATCGGGaattagggcatgtacaatgataGCATCTGGATATAGATGCCCCATGATAAAAAGTAGCTTGAGGCATCTATATTGACGTTTTCTCTTCAATGCAAGTTACCATCAGGATGTCTCGTCaaagaataaaaaataaagactCTAATACACATGCATCTTTACTTTTCACTCTAACCTTTTCAACTTTTTATACCGGACCACACTTTTTCTCTTTAAGCACCCGCCTCCTGTATAGGATCCCGCTTCCTTATCCGAACCTAATTTTTCTGACATCCGATCCTACATGGTATACGAGGCATCACCTTAAGGCTATGCATTGTGCATGCCCTTAAAGGGCAGAGGGACCTGATTGCCTTTTTCCAAAACTTATAGTGACTCGATTTCTTTTTTTAGGGATCGACATGTGGGCTCATAATGTCATAACGGTCAACTAACAGTCCAATATAATATAATGATGATCTGATGTGCGGGCCCTTCTTTTTCGATAAAGGgtgttttatttatttaaaatgtaGCATCAAATGGATACAAATTATGATGAGTCACACCTGGTCTCTGCATAACGAAGATGCACATGACCGAACACCAAAAGTCTGATAGTTGTGAAAATAAACGAGAAACCAACATATCGGCAACAGTAGAGTCATATATGACCAACACTCTGCCTATGTCGAAGAGGATCATGGACCGATCCGAAGATTTTGATGCCACCCATGTCAGATAAAAACCTCCTTCGCCACCAGCTTCAACCGCGTACACACCGCCTTAAACAGCGGTTGAAACTCCGTTCTTTGTAGCATAGACCACATATGAAGCAAATGCGTACAACGAAAAATAACCTGCAAAGCAGTCGAGTTTATACTATTAAAAACTAAATTATTTTTTTATAGCCAAAGCAATCAAAATAAGGCATACGCTTCCATCCTTAATAACATTTTAAACCTATTTAAAACACCATCCAACCAATGACCAAAAGTCGGTTCGGCAATTAAGGCTTTTTAGAACAGCCCATTATTTTTAGTAGCTTtttaaaaaattaagaaaaaaacTAGTTTTTCGTAGACCTGCTATTTACTCCATTTCATCAAAGATTTTTTTTAAAGATCCAATAGATGGCTGGCATATATTGAAAATAGCTGGGAGCAAGGCGGGAATACAAAAGATGGGTATGATCCAAGGATAAGGAGATAAAAAGAATATTACGAAGATAAAACTAATGGACCACCATCACGAAACTTCTTACTGTGGTTTCCTAAAAGATGCTCCAAAAAAGACGCTCTTGCGCGCCTTCAAAACTCAGGGTTCTTGTAGTGGAGGTGTTGATGTTAGTTAGACCCGCAAGGTTGAAAATGCATTCGTTTTTCTCTTTCAAATCTCggatatgatcattgtcttagcgCCCTTTTTGTGCTCATGTTTGTCCTTGCTTATCATCTTAACTAAGATGTCCCTGGCTTGGTACTGTCACTTCATATGCTTGGGTTTAGTGAAACACATCTGCAGCGTGATGCATCTTGCGTACATACTGCAATAGTCATCGTACATATTGCAATAGTCATCGGACATTGCTAAAATAAATAGACCGCTGATTCTAGGTTTCGGAGGCTGGCATATCGAAGAAATTTTCCTCGTCCGTTTCACCGGCCAGTCATGAGATCAGCCTATTTACTCCATTTCACCGAAGAAATTTTCCTTGTCCGTTTCACGGCCAGTCATGAGATCAGCACGTCGACAGCGCTCGGAGCCCCCATAGGTGGAGCACGTCCTGAGCACAACGACCCCGGAGCGAGCCCGAAATCCTCACAGTCAAAACACCGACAGGATCCTTTGAGCAAAGGGACCGCATACTATTCAGACTGCTGGATATAACGGACCCACCCGTCGGCTCTTCCGAATCGTACTTTCGAGTTGAGGTTGCCGCTGGGCCGAGAACCATCCAGAAAACGTGAAGAGGGCTCATTGAATTGGAGCACCCCCGAGAATGACGCATTTCGTCATTTCAGAGAAGGAATGACAAGGAGAGCAGAGCTGACAAAAAGTGTGAGAGAAATTGACATGCCATAATGTTTGCATCTTCCTATTGATTCAACACATAATTCTTTCATACAGGACGACAGCACTCTACTTCACGAAGGGTGTAAGGGTATTCACATAGGTGGACTGTTTCGATCAAACCTCCTATCTTAAACTTGAAATGATACTGCTAACTGCTAACTTGGAACCGAACAGACGCAAAATACTAAAATGCAAATGCTTATACGTGGCACGGGCACTCCACGAGGGCCTGCTGGCGCGCGCAGCTGCCGGAGCTAGGCGACCGGGGATTACGCAGCCGAGGGCGCGGTGACGTATTTGACAGTGCCAGCTTCCGCAAGGGCCGCGCGGAGCGGCTTCGTCGCGGCCGCCTCGAGCTCGTCGGCGTCCGCGGCCAGGGCGGGCAGGCCCTTGAAATCGAGGCTCTCGTCGTTGTAGATATCCCACCAGTTCCTAACGAGGATCTTTATGTCCTCCCTGTCCATGTTGTCCTCTTTTCCCGTGAACCTCCATGGCTTCGATCCCTGCGACCAGGTGTAACCAATCCATCCGTAAGAATGCAAGAAAGTAATCAAAAAACCGAACGAAATTCATACCACCAGCCAAGAGGTCACGCCCACTTACCGCAGCGCAGTAGTGCACCACCTTGACCTTCTCCAGCTGGACGTTCTCCGGGTGCCTCCAGAGCATTGCCAGCACAAGGTTGTAGACCAGCGGGATCGGCTTGTACTGCTCCCTGAAGAACATGTTCAAGAAATCCTGCAGATGAAGGGAGCAAGAACAAGGTGAGCACGAACGCCATCATCGCTAAATCTGGACTCTCGGAACAAAAGCACTAGCTGCTTGCCTGCTCCGCGAATGGGGTGGTCGGCGTCACGCGGAGGGTTTCCAGGAGCGCCTTGGCGGTGGCCATGCTGGGCTCGTGCACGAACATGCCGGCGTTGAAGTAAAGCGCCGGCGGCGggcccatctcggcggccggccacGTCACCCTGTCGGGACACTGCTGGCAGTAGCCGATCTGGTACTGCCGGGTGTGACTCCACGTCTTCTCGCAGAAGCAGTCCATCACAGCGTAGAAGCGCCCCTTGGGCAGATCAAACAGCTCGTCGATGTTGTCGAACACCTGGATGTCGGCGTCAAGGTACACCATCCTCTCGTACTCCACAAACTGCGCTCAAAACAAAACCAAGAACAGATCAGCATACCATTACTAGCCATACACACTAAAAAAAGTTCTTATTAAATTTGATGAGGCAAAGCTTTTTGGCTCCGTTTGAGAAAAAAAACACGTGAGCGAGACATGCGGGCGGTGTAGCAATTTACCTCCCAGATGCGGAGCTTGGAGTAGTTGATGACGTAGTAGGCCATCGCAAACTGGGTCTGGTTCTCGGGCGGGTACACGGGGGCGATCTCGCGGACGATGCAGCCCTGGGAGACGAGGATCTTGCGGTGGAGCTCGGGCACGTCGGGCAGCACGGCCACCACCAGCGGGTAGGCCGAGCCAACCTTGCGCAAGCCCTTGGCGAGCCCAACCACGCCCATCCAGTAGTCCCCAGACCCCGCCAGGAACGTCACGTACGCCCTCGTCGCGGGCTTGGCCGCCGCCACGGCTGCCTTGGCGGTCATCTTGCCGGCCAGCTCGGGAGCCATCTCGTCTCCGGGAGGGAGGAAGCTTTGGGCTCGGGCTTGAGTTTTTGTGTCGGATTTAGAGAGTGGTTTTTGTTTTGGCTTGGGATTTCTGATGAGGTTTCACGGTGGGTGGCGAGGCTATAAATAAGGAAACGCAGGGCGGAATGGATAACCCGGCGGAAATGCCAGGCTCCTCCCCAGTCCCCACGTGGCCAGTCAGGGAGCATGGCCCGTGCGATCTGACGCGTACGCCTGGTGGAGATTGTGGATCGGACGGCCGGAACGCCGTCGACGGAAGCTTCTCGCGAGGCCAGTTTCGGGAGCGGCAGCAGGAAGGCGCGAGAAGTATACAGAATGCGAGAGTGCTCTTTCGTCCCCTCTGTATGGCACGGTCGGACCCGCAACCATTAGCATGGTTAAACCGAGATTGCGTTGTTAATTGGGTGATGAGAAGGGCGTTAATTGCTCTTGTGATTGTGATTATTGTTACTTGCGTACGTACATGGCAACCGTTGCACAATCTCTGGAGTGATCGCTGGCGAATTAGTCAAAATTATGCAAAGGCAAAAGGTTGAAGGCAACTGATATCCATTTTAACAAGGTTTACTTTCTTGGGTGGATATTCTTGTCGTCGGATCAATGTGGACATTCCTCCCCCCGACGTCCTACCTTAGATCACATTGACATCTGAACTTGAAACAGAAACAAATATACTCGGGGATCGCGATGATGTGCTAGTTATTTTTCTTGATGCCACGAAAATAATGGTGAATCATTCCCATCCCATTTTAATGAATAGATTCCGTCCTTATTTACCACTAGAATATTCCTTTGTTGATTATTTTTCACTAGACTAGAATCTTTCAGATTTTCAAGTTTTACAGTGTCCTTCTTTAGGCTATTTTTTTCTAAATagtatatttttttattaaaactgAAAAATATTGTGCaggtttaaaaaaaatattgtcGTCGGTCTAGCCAAAGCCACTTGATCCAGTCGGCCTGGCCgaaaccaaggtggtattcaaagtattatccaaagattggctataaagacacaaggttgatcaagactgagcaaagagtaaatcaagatgatcaacacacaaagtgtacaagatgtaccgagagggatcaagtgatcccatggtatgataagcattgtccacaacgcttttgtgtactaacccatggtcttcgtgaaagttgtatgtggggttaggtgtgtttccatgggtttgcatcaagagggagatctcattcaacctatgaaggatgacatcaagtgttaatcgtcatcaagattgtggtgtgcaagttcaagtggagcatcacgaagatatcatgcttgaagcttgccgtccattgtggtggcaatggacttgtgaagatgtgctgaagactgGCTCACACATAAtgcgtatgggggagcaatcaattagTCTTCATAAAACCAACGCAatgaagaaaggtggtccatcttgaggaagccaagatcgtcatctagctcaagagggctAGGTGCAAGGTACAGGTTTGCCCTTGGTAGGTttctctattttaggatagattgtcgtactgtcaaggggggctctcaagtgagtagcttgatcgtatcgttcattgaaagCTTAAACCATTTGCAtctttgcatcatatttcttggttcttgtttggtgtgtcTTTGtgcgttttagagcttatggtcatcttcatgacaagctcgagttcaacgaaaacggagtccatatgcatcttctatgatgttttcgatgttggaagtttttgccggttcttcattcatagaggtctcacatctctatatcattggcattttcgcaactgcatgttcttaagattttgcTCGATTATATttttgttggatagctcttgtcatcctgaatccaagaagaatgagtttgctcgattcggagctcgtttgtgaaagttatggcagtttcagtgtccaccggtagtaccgcaggtgcgagcggtagtaccgctctaggagcgggagtagttttttactaccgctctctggcggtactaccgtcccaTCGGACTTTTGCACAACCGCAACCTCAACGGAGGTAGGCACGAAAGTAATTTTTTACTTTCGTGGCAGTTGGatctaccgtgcggtagtaccgctcctagcagcggtagtactcgTGTGCTCGGGCTGAAATTGAGGGTAACtggtacttcttgagcttgcgttggtttttcccttgaagaagaaatggtgatgcatcaaagtagagataagtatttccctcagtttgagaaccaaggtatcaatccagtaggagtatcaagatgaggcaccaatgaacctacgcaaagacaaacaaacttgcacccaacgcgataaaggggttgtcaatcccttcacgattacttgcaaggtgagatctgatagtgataaaaggtaaatataaataaaagtgcagcaaggtatttttggtatttttgtatgtagatcggaatatataatgtgtaaaatagacccgggggccatagtgttcactagaggcttctctcatgatagcaagtattacggtgggtgaatgaattagtgtcgagcaattgatagaatcgtgcaaagtcatgatgatatctaaggcaatgatcatacatataggcatcacgttcgagacaactagaccgatactttctacatctactactattattccacacatcgaccgctatccagcatgcatctagtgtattaagttcataacaaatagagtaacgccttaagcaagatgacatgatgtagagcgataaattcatgcaatatgatataaaccccatctttttacccttgatggcaacaacacgatgcgtgcctcgctaccccttctgtcactaggtgaggacaccgcacggtatgaacccaaaaccaagcacttctcccattgcaagaattatagatcaagttggccaaacgaaacccataactcgaagagaattacaaagatacgaaatcatgcatataagaaatcagaggagacttaaataatattcatctgatcataaatccacaattcatcgtatcttgacaaacacaccgcaaaagaaagttacatcggatagatctccatgaagatcatggagaactttgtattgaagatccaagagagagaagaagccatctagctactagatatggacccgaaggtctgtggtgaactactcacgcatcatcggagaggcaatggtgttggtgAACAAGGCCTCCATTTcccaatccccctctggcagggcaccagaacgttccccagatgggatctcgtggagacagaagcttgcggcggcggaaaagtatttttgtggctctctttgttggtttcgggatttgagggaatttataggtgaaagaggtagggcaaaggaggcaagggggcccacgagcctgctaggcgcgcccacgcctagggggctcgtgacctcccacgagacctcctgccttggttctcaagtcgtctgggtatcttctgttatggaaaaatcatcccgcaggttttattccgtttggactccgtttattattttttctgaaaaggtcaaaaacacggaaactgacactaggcactgagttaataggttagtcccaaaaatgatataaaatggcataaaaatacatataagacatcccatgtttataatataataacatggaacaatcaaaaattatagatacgttggagacgcatcagtAACGGGcatattctttcccccactatataaagggggtcttcttccccattggatctgatccatatgttgagctcgtgttcttcccccattgttgaccttctcacagcttgctaactctcaacccctccaatgattcttgctaggtcttgaggtaaaagagagaggatatctagatccacatctctagCAATCACTTTCttgtctatgtgaggggaaccccttggatcttgatcttggagttctttgtgagctcattgttcttcctctcatatttctccatagcttttgttgttgtggaggtatttgagtgtgagggacttaccacttcgtgtgttcttgcaattgcattagttgcatcggtttgagttcttcacggtgatacgtggaagtgagaagttgagaagcttgttacccttggatacttggtacccctagagattgtttTTAATGGATTATTTGGCATCCTACAAGTTTGGTGGTGCCTcgggctcaatcattgtggtgtaaagctccgggcaagcatcacgGTCTCCGattaagttgtggatattgccccaagcatttttggtcacctcgaagccatttgacattgtggtgaagcttcttggtgttgttgggatcctccaattaagttgtggagattgccccaacctttttgtacgggttcggtgaccgccctcaagggccccgtagtggaatcacgacatcttccattgtgtgagggcgtgaggagattccggtggccttagtggcatcttggggagcattgtgcctccagaccgctccaaacggaaattagcatccgcaagggtgtgaacttcgggatacatcgtcgtctccgtgtgcctcggttatctcttacttgaaccctttacttatgcactttactttgtgatagccatattgtttcttgtcatatatcttgctatcactttttttttcttgcttagcataagttgttggtgcacataggtgagcctagttgttttaggttttgtgcttgaaaaattaaacgttagttttattccgcatttgttcaagcctaattcgtaattattttaaagcgcatattcaccccctctaggcgacatccatgtcctttcacatGGTGACTTTTGGCAtgtttccgataggtggtgctaccgtacgtccacgttgatggagatttcaacccatgaagggtaatgGTCGTGCGattccacggagggctcaacccatgaagggtccacggagaagcaaccttgtctattccatcacggcttacgtccacgaaggactagcctcactcggggtagatgttTATGAAgttggcgatctccttgcccgtacatacttcttggttcaactccacaacacgaagtaggaggctcccaagagacacctaatcaatctaggagacaccactctccaaaaggtaatggatgtggaagtacgatgaactccttgctcttgtgcttcagaagatagtctcctcaacactcaatcactctctcacagatttcgcttgggtagaagagatagaTTGGGTGGAAAGAACCTTGggtaggctagaaatcaaggttcaaatggtaggattgtaatatcttgatctcaacacatgagtaggtggctctctctccgaAAAATAAATTTGTCAAGTGTTGGgtcgttttgagtgcttcctctacgaatgagaggtggtggaggggtatatataggcatctccaaacaatccaaccgttacaacattattgcccaccttggtgaaaccaaagtgaaacccggtggcaccgactagtgcaaaatgtggcaacttttgtcttttcggtgagaccgatatatgaatctcggtggtaccgaattTGGCTGGCCTTGTCAGTTTTCACAACTAAGTGAGACCAATTCTCAAAACTGGGAAATTCCGATTCtaataagtgttggaaatatgccctagaggcaataataaaatggttattaccatatttccttgttcatgataatcgtctattgttcatgctataattgtattaacaggaaacagtaatacatgtgtgaataaatagacacaatgtgtccctagaaagcctctagttggctagctcgttgatcaatagatgatcatggtctcctgatcatgggcattagatgtcattgataacgggatcacatcattgggagaatgatgtgatggacaagacccaatcctaagcatagcactagatcgtattgtttgtatgctaaagattttctaatgtcaagtgtcttttccttcggccgtgagattgtgcaactcccggataccgtaggagtgctttgggtgtatcaaacatcatgacgtaactgggtgactgtaaaggtgcactatgggtacctctgaaagtgtctgttgggttggcacgaatcgagatcgggatttgtcactccgtgtgacggagaggtatctctgggcccactcggtagaacatcatgatgagctcaatgtgattaaggagttagtcacaggatgacgtgctacagaacgagtaaagagacttaccggtaatgagattgaacaaggtataggtacaccgacgatcgaatctcgggcaaggtctataccgacagacaaagggaattgtacacgggattgattgaatccttgacatcgtggttcattcgatgagatcatcgtggaacatgtgggagccaccatgggtatccagatcccgctgatgtttattggccggagagcatctcggtcatgtctgcatgcttcccgaacccgtagggtctacacacttaaggttcgatgacgctagggttatagggaaatgttatacgaggttatcgaaagttgttcggagtcccggataagatcctggacgtcacgaggagctccgtaatggtccggaggtaaagattgatatataggatggatggttttggacaccggaaatgtttcgggcgtcaccggtagcgtaccgggaccaccggaaatggtcccgggggtccaccgggaggggccaccaggcccaagaggcagcatgggccaaaagggggagggcaacTAGCCAAAAGTAGGCTGGTgagcctcccacaagaggccgaAGGCGCGGAGGTGGAAGGGGGGgggaccctaggcgctggtgggcgtaaggcccacctaagaggtgcgccaccccctccccttgccctggccgccgcacctcccatctgggggggctgccgcaccacctaagggGGAAACCCTACGGGTGGcatccccctcccctcctcctataaatagagaggggtttggggctgttttgcacaccgtttcttctctccctcggcgcagccctgctcccctccttcctcctcctcccacggtgcttggcgaagccgtgccgggagacctcgtctgtccatcgacaccacgccgtcgtgctgccggagatcttccccaacttctccctcctccttgctagatcaaggtgcgggagacgtcaccgggctgcacgtgtgttgaacacggaggtgccgtggttcggcactagatcggaatcacaccgcgatctgaatcaccgcgagtacgactccatcaaccgcgttctagtaacgcttccgtttagcgatcttcaaaggtatgaagatgcactcacccctctctcgttgctggtctctccataggaagatctgaatatgcgtatgaaatgttttgaatttatgctatgttacccaagagtggcatccgagctaggttttctatgcgtagattctatgcacgagtagaacacaaaaggttgtgtgcgatgatttgtcaattgcttgccgctactagtcttattcttttccggtggtattgtgggatgaagcggacctgaccgaccttacacgtacgcttacgtgagactggttccaccgacagacatgcacaccgtgcataaaggtggctagcgagtgtctgtctctcccactctagtcggattggatttgatgaaaagggcccttatgaagggtaaatagctttggcatatcatcattgtggctgtcacgtaggtaagaaggcgttcttgctagaaacccaaatcagccacgtaaaacttgcaacaacaatatgaggacgtctaacttgtttttgcaggatttgacatgtgatgtgatatggccaaagttgtgatgttgcatgtatgatgtatgagatgatcatgttattgtaataggtttcacgacttgcatgtcgatgagtatgacaaccgacaggagccataggagctgtcttaattattgtatgagatgcaacgctatgtgcttactacttttacttcattgctaacggttagctatagtagtagtgatagtagtagttggcgtgacgacttcacggagacacgatgatggagatcatggtgtcatgccggtgacaatgatgatcatgcgatgcctgaagatggagatcgaaagagcaaagatgataatggccatatcatgtcactatatgattgcattgtgatgtttatcatgtctttcatcttattgcttagaacgatggtagcataataatatgatccctcttaaaaatttcgagaatgtattcccctaagtgtgcaccattgcgaaggattgttgtctcaaagcaccacgtgatgatcgggtgtgatagattctaacgttcgcatacaacgggtgtaagccagatttacacacgcgaaacacctaggttgactcgacgagcttagaatgtacagacatgacTTCGAATactagagaccgaaaggtcgaacatgaatcgtatggttgaatacgatcagcatgaagttgctcaccatgatgactagtccgtctcacgtgatgatcggacacgggttagtcaacatggatcatgtatcacttagatgactagagggatgtcgatttaagtgggagttcatacttaatttgattaaatgaaattAATTGTCCTGAACTtattctaaaagttgtctttataaatattgtagatggccaacgtcaacctcaattgcaacgcattcctagagaaaaacaagctgaaagatgatggtcgcAACCATGCGGACTgactccgcaacttgaagctcatccttgaagcagctaaaaaggcttatgtccttgatgtgccgctaggtgaccatcccgctcccgcagcagcccaggacattctgaacgtctggcaaatgcggagtgatgactactctctggttaggtgtggcatgttatacagtttggaaacggggctccaaaggcgttttgagcaacacggtgcatatgagatgttccaagagctgaaactagtttttcaagctcatgcccatgttgagagatatgaagtctccaacaagttctttagctgtaagatggaggagaacagttctgttagtgagcacatactcaaaatgtctgggttacacggccgtctgacttcacttggagtcgaccttccggatgatgctataattgacagaatcctccagtctctcccaccaagctacaaaggtttggtgctgaactacaacatgcaagggatggagaagaccattcccgagttatactcgatgctcaagtctgcagaagtagaaatcaagaaagagcatcaagtgttgatggtcaacaagaccaccagtttcaagaagggcaagggtaagaagaacttcaagaaagacggcaaagccgttgccgcgcccggtaagccagatgccgggaagaagaaaaagaatggacccaagcctgagactgagtgcttctattgcaagggaaaaggtcactggaagcggaactgccccaagtacttagcggacaagaaggccgtcaacgttaaaggtatatgtgatatacatgttattgatgtgtaccttaccagcgctcctagtagctcctgggtatttgataccggtgttgttgctcacatttgcaactcaaagcaggaactgcggaataagtggagactggccaaggacgaggtgacgatgcgcgtcgggaatggctccaaggttgatgtgatcgc includes:
- the LOC123446536 gene encoding galactinol synthase 2-like, which encodes MAPELAGKMTAKAAVAAAKPATRAYVTFLAGSGDYWMGVVGLAKGLRKVGSAYPLVVAVLPDVPELHRKILVSQGCIVREIAPVYPPENQTQFAMAYYVINYSKLRIWEFVEYERMVYLDADIQVFDNIDELFDLPKGRFYAVMDCFCEKTWSHTRQYQIGYCQQCPDRVTWPAAEMGPPPALYFNAGMFVHEPSMATAKALLETLRVTPTTPFAEQDFLNMFFREQYKPIPLVYNLVLAMLWRHPENVQLEKVKVVHYCAAGSKPWRFTGKEDNMDREDIKILVRNWWDIYNDESLDFKGLPALAADADELEAAATKPLRAALAEAGTVKYVTAPSAA